A single window of Syntrophus aciditrophicus SB DNA harbors:
- the groL gene encoding chaperonin GroEL (60 kDa chaperone family; promotes refolding of misfolded polypeptides especially under stressful conditions; forms two stacked rings of heptamers to form a barrel-shaped 14mer; ends can be capped by GroES; misfolded proteins enter the barrel where they are refolded when GroES binds) yields MPAKEIKYDMQAREKIMKGVDTLANAVKVTLGPKGRNVAIAKSWGAPQVTKDGVTVAKEIELEDKFENMGAQMVKEVASKTSDKAGDGTTTATVLAQAIYREGSKLVVSGMNPMSLKRGIDKGVALVVDELKKRSKTISDKKEIAQIGTISANNDATIGNIISEAMEKVGKDGVITVEEAKGMETELEIVEGMQFDRGYVSPYFVTDAEKMEVRLDDPYILLHEKKISAMKDMVPLLEQIAKTGKPLLLVAEDIEGEALATLVVNKMRGTLKCVAVKAPGFGDRRKAMLQDIAVLTGGNLISEDVGIKLENVTLQDLGTCKKVTVDKDNTTIVDGAGNRADIEGRVKQIRAEIEETKSDYDREKLQERLAKIVGGVAVIRVGAATEIEMKEKKARVEDALHATRAAVEEGIVPGGGVAFIRSIGALADAKLPDEEQQGLNIVRRALEEPLRQIAANAGCEGSIVVEKVKESNGTHGFDAETEQYVDMLKAGIIDPTKVARFALQNAASVASLLLTTEAMIAEKPKKKEPPMPAMPSDMGDYD; encoded by the coding sequence ATGCCTGCAAAGGAAATAAAATATGATATGCAAGCCCGCGAAAAAATAATGAAGGGCGTTGATACGTTGGCCAATGCGGTAAAAGTCACCCTGGGACCCAAAGGACGGAATGTGGCTATCGCCAAATCCTGGGGCGCCCCTCAGGTCACAAAGGACGGCGTTACCGTGGCCAAAGAGATTGAGTTGGAAGACAAATTCGAAAACATGGGGGCGCAGATGGTCAAAGAAGTTGCCTCCAAGACTTCGGATAAGGCGGGCGACGGCACCACGACGGCTACCGTGCTCGCCCAGGCGATTTATCGTGAAGGATCCAAGCTTGTCGTCTCCGGTATGAACCCCATGTCGCTGAAGCGAGGGATCGACAAGGGGGTGGCTCTCGTTGTGGATGAACTGAAGAAGCGCAGTAAGACCATCAGCGACAAGAAGGAGATTGCCCAGATTGGCACCATTTCGGCAAACAACGATGCGACTATTGGAAACATCATCTCCGAAGCAATGGAGAAAGTCGGCAAGGATGGGGTGATCACCGTTGAAGAAGCCAAGGGAATGGAAACCGAATTGGAGATCGTTGAAGGGATGCAGTTCGATCGGGGCTATGTCTCGCCCTACTTTGTCACCGATGCGGAGAAAATGGAGGTCCGCCTGGATGATCCCTATATCCTGCTCCATGAAAAGAAGATCAGCGCCATGAAAGACATGGTTCCTCTTCTGGAGCAGATCGCCAAGACGGGCAAGCCGCTCCTGCTCGTCGCGGAAGATATCGAGGGAGAGGCTTTGGCCACCCTGGTCGTCAACAAGATGCGCGGGACCCTCAAATGCGTGGCAGTCAAGGCACCTGGCTTCGGAGACCGCCGCAAGGCCATGCTCCAGGATATCGCCGTTCTGACGGGAGGAAATCTTATTTCCGAGGACGTGGGAATAAAGTTAGAGAACGTCACGCTTCAGGATCTGGGCACTTGCAAGAAGGTCACTGTTGACAAGGACAATACCACCATCGTGGACGGCGCCGGCAACCGCGCTGACATCGAAGGGCGCGTGAAGCAGATCCGGGCGGAGATCGAGGAGACAAAATCGGACTATGACCGGGAGAAGCTCCAGGAGCGGCTGGCCAAGATCGTCGGGGGCGTGGCGGTTATCAGAGTTGGCGCCGCCACGGAGATCGAGATGAAAGAGAAGAAAGCGCGGGTCGAGGATGCCTTGCATGCCACGCGAGCCGCTGTTGAAGAGGGCATTGTTCCGGGCGGCGGCGTGGCATTCATCCGCTCCATCGGTGCATTGGCGGATGCAAAATTGCCCGATGAGGAGCAACAGGGATTGAACATCGTCCGGCGCGCCTTGGAAGAGCCGTTACGTCAGATCGCCGCCAACGCAGGCTGCGAAGGCTCCATTGTAGTGGAAAAGGTGAAGGAGTCAAACGGGACTCATGGTTTCGACGCCGAAACTGAGCAGTACGTTGACATGCTGAAGGCCGGGATCATCGATCCCACGAAGGTCGCCCGCTTTGCCCTCCAGAACGCCGCGTCGGTTGCTTCGCTCCTATTGACCACCGAGGCGATGATCGCGGAAAAGCCGAAGAAGAAAGAACCGCCCATGCCTGCCATGCCGTCGGACATGGGGGATTATGACTAA
- a CDS encoding DUF6178 family protein, with the protein MRSSYQTIPKSTAVPSALAAKELLKLSGSALLNRILDEESPKVFIRCLPEEDFFWIVKRIGEADCLPLLRLASEDQWEYLLDLETWEKDRLDADRVLSWLSQLSDADPARFAVWLFSQGDALFSLLINGKAEVIIRDGEEEADLSAGYFTLDGLFYIRPIREEDREAIEGLLRTLASKDHHAYQALLYGLAALIPTEVEEELYRFRNGRLAEHGFLPYEEAVAVYAPLDPAVLRAEKPPLLLPGRLCSTEEGALIPVSPLMHVGEDLLFAEALSRIGDPLLQDRIRLEFAGLCNRIVAADTPAGEIDSERLSASCRRAASYLNVALERLCDKDGEAAATLLKDNPLLAIFRVGYGLALKLRWEADRWLKKSLFLQQGKTNAFWGTPWEETLEGLCAPRPLYFAGREAQNPHRDFRMVAELEETRCRVEQVKAIDRLLMDLAVRHGESSRLPAWAETFHPLIFNRWVRAILGSVMSAEPLAGEEARRFFRLVRRNDKGPPYRMAGFKEAFIRDLSRASFDVDEKATQALREALSGIWDSFRGEYENIEEGNLERRYLRFLRVTLLDGPEQKDRFNESPKI; encoded by the coding sequence ATGAGAAGTTCATATCAAACCATACCGAAATCCACGGCCGTTCCATCTGCACTGGCAGCTAAGGAACTCCTGAAACTTTCCGGCAGCGCCCTGCTCAACCGCATCCTGGACGAGGAGAGTCCCAAGGTCTTTATCCGCTGCCTTCCGGAAGAGGACTTCTTCTGGATCGTCAAGAGGATCGGCGAGGCGGACTGCCTTCCCCTCCTGAGGCTCGCCTCGGAGGATCAGTGGGAATACCTTCTTGATCTGGAGACCTGGGAGAAGGACCGGCTTGATGCGGACAGGGTGCTGTCGTGGCTTTCGCAGCTGAGCGACGCCGATCCGGCGCGATTCGCCGTCTGGCTATTCAGCCAAGGTGATGCCCTGTTTTCCTTGCTCATCAACGGGAAAGCGGAAGTCATCATCAGGGACGGCGAAGAGGAAGCCGATCTTTCAGCGGGATATTTCACGCTGGATGGTCTGTTCTATATCCGGCCAATCAGGGAAGAGGATCGCGAGGCCATCGAAGGGCTTCTGCGGACCCTGGCCAGTAAGGATCATCATGCCTACCAGGCTCTTCTTTACGGCCTCGCTGCCCTCATTCCTACCGAGGTCGAGGAGGAACTCTACCGTTTTAGGAACGGCCGTCTCGCCGAACACGGATTTCTTCCCTACGAGGAGGCAGTTGCCGTATACGCTCCCCTTGACCCGGCGGTACTTCGCGCCGAGAAGCCGCCGCTCCTTCTTCCTGGACGGCTCTGCTCCACCGAGGAAGGCGCGCTTATCCCTGTCTCTCCGCTCATGCATGTCGGAGAGGACCTCCTGTTTGCCGAGGCACTTTCGCGTATCGGCGATCCCCTTCTCCAGGACCGCATCCGCCTGGAATTCGCCGGCCTGTGCAACCGAATCGTTGCCGCCGACACCCCTGCCGGGGAGATCGATTCCGAACGGCTGTCCGCATCCTGTCGGCGAGCGGCTTCCTATCTGAATGTCGCCCTGGAACGGCTCTGCGACAAGGACGGCGAGGCGGCGGCAACCCTGCTCAAGGACAACCCCTTGCTGGCGATATTCCGGGTGGGGTACGGCCTGGCCCTGAAGCTTCGCTGGGAGGCGGATCGGTGGCTAAAGAAGAGCCTCTTTCTCCAGCAGGGGAAGACGAATGCCTTTTGGGGAACACCCTGGGAGGAGACCTTGGAGGGGCTTTGCGCCCCCCGTCCCCTTTATTTCGCAGGCAGGGAGGCGCAGAATCCGCACCGGGATTTCAGAATGGTCGCGGAACTGGAAGAAACCCGTTGCCGGGTCGAGCAAGTCAAGGCGATCGACCGCTTGTTGATGGACCTCGCCGTAAGGCACGGAGAAAGCTCGCGATTGCCAGCCTGGGCGGAGACGTTTCATCCGCTTATCTTCAACCGGTGGGTGCGCGCCATCCTGGGAAGCGTGATGTCGGCGGAGCCCCTCGCGGGGGAAGAAGCGAGGCGCTTCTTCCGTCTGGTCCGCCGGAACGACAAGGGACCGCCCTACCGTATGGCGGGATTCAAGGAGGCTTTTATCCGCGACCTCTCCCGGGCGTCCTTCGATGTTGACGAGAAAGCAACGCAAGCCCTTCGTGAAGCCCTCTCCGGAATCTGGGATTCATTCCGCGGGGAATACGAAAATATCGAAGAAGGAAATCTGGAGAGGCGTTATCTTAGGTTTCTTCGTGTGACCCTATTAGATGGTCCCGAGCAGAAAGACCGGTTCAATGAAAGTCCAAAAATTTGA